The Elaeis guineensis isolate ETL-2024a chromosome 13, EG11, whole genome shotgun sequence genome includes a region encoding these proteins:
- the LOC105056745 gene encoding ATPase GET3B-like encodes MAAGTERKYHMLGGSGGGTERKYHMLGGREGVGKTSCAASLAVKFANNGHPTLVVSRDPAHFLSDSFAQLRKARFEWRNTLPVDGPDSPLFTLEINCEEAREGFRSASQISGGTGVKDFMDSIAKYNEQEKKIFELHTQAKKNKELESRLKKIEKTNEAHGKVIKILKKQLEQEQDKVARTIALYKTSKEFEEEVSESSEGAYDYSFNQCWNLIRRLYPKIDLSKVIPKITIEMGIKGEPELLVEAAKELVEESVKVSTKANVLEAIVVALIIVVSPATTETLKAAKGPEPAMATEPTAATAEVAKEPEQIKKELIQKNSSTSIVANWDLVVTDDGGMTVATNIVVPLGEQPVKETGNSTLLGELKLGELQDTPPPGLDETIAISKLRQKLASAASAMKSVFGQEGPRQDAARQLRERMIEVRELFWDSESTEFIIVTIPTVMAISESSRLCSSLRKENVPVKRLIVNQILPPPASDCKFCAMKRRDQMRALEMIQNDSELMSLKQIQAPLVDVEIRGVPALRFMGKIVWK; translated from the exons ATGGCTGCAGGGACTGAGCGGAAGTATCACATGCTTGGTGGTAGCGGGGGAGGGACTGAGCGGAAGTATCACATGCTTGGTGGTAGAGAGGGTGTTGGGAAAACGAGCTGTGCTGCATCCCTGGCTGTTAAGTTTGCGAATAATGGTCATCCTACCCTTGTCGTGTCCAGAGACCCTGCACACTTTTTAAGTGATTCTTTTGCACAG CTCAGGAAAGCAA GATTTGAGTGGAGGAACACATTGCCAGTCGACGGACCGGATTCTCCTCTGTTTACGCTAGAG ATAAATTGTGAAGAGGCTAGGGAAGGGTTTCGAAGTGCAAGTCAAATAAGTGGAGGCACTGGGGTTAAAGATTTTATGGACAGTATTGCT AAATATAATGAACAAGAGAAGAAGATTTTCGAGCTACACACCCAAGCCAAGAAGAATAAAGAATTGGAGTCGAGGCTTAAAAAGATAGAGAAGACCAACGAGGCTCATGGAAAAGTCATTAAAATACTTAAAAAGCAGCTCGAACAAGAGCAAGATAAGGTGGCAAGGACAATCGCGTTATATAAGACTTCCAAAGAATTCGAAGAGGAGGTCTCTGAAAGTTCTGAAGGGGCGTATGACTACTCCTTCAATCAATGCTGGAATCTGATTAGGAGGTTGTACCCCAAGATAGATCTTTCCAAGGTGATCCCAAAAATTACTATTGAAATGGGCATAAAGGGGGAGCCCGAACTACTTGTTGAAGCAGCTAAGGAGCTCGTCGAGGAGTCGGTCAAGGTGTCGACCAAAGCAAATGTACTCGAGGCCATTGTTGTGGCACTCATAATTGTCGTGTCTCCTGCTACAACCGAGACTCTAAAGGCCGCTAAGGGGCCAGAGCCTGCCATGGCCACAGAGCCCACTGCCGCCACTGCTGAGGTCGCTAAAGAGCCGGAGCAGATAAAAAAGGAACTAATACAGAAGAATTCCAGCACTTCA ATCGTGGCCAACTGGGACTTAGTTGTGACGGATGATGGCGGGATGACTGTTGCCACCAACATAGTGGTTCCACTTGGTGAACAACCAGTAAAGGAGACCGGCAATTCCACCTTG CTAGGAGAACTAAAACTTGGAGAGTTGCAGGATACACCTCCTCCTGGACTAGATGAAACTATTGCAATTTCAAAG CTAAGACAGAAGTTAGCTTCGGCAGCATCAGCCATGAAATCTGTTTTTGGGCAGGAAGGACCACGACAGGATGCTGCAAGG CAACTGAGGGAGAGAATGATCGAAGTGAGGGAGCTATTCTGGGATTCTGAATCAACTGAATTCATCATTGTCACAATTCCTACA GTCATGGCAATTAGTGAGTCATCGAGACTGTGCTCTTCCTTGAGGAAAGAAAATGTCCCTGTCAAGAGGCTTATTGTCAACCAGATTCTACCACCTCCTGCGTCAGACTGCAAGTTTTGTGCAATGAAAAGGAGG GATCAAATGCGTGCACTTGAAATGATACAAAATGATTCCGAACTCATGAGCCTGAAGCAAATCCAAGCACCACTAGTTGATGTAGAGATCAGGGGTGTTCCCGCACTAAGATTCATGGGCAAGATTGTCTGGAAGTAG